Within the bacterium genome, the region CCATACTACTCGTTTCTAATTTCTACAGCGAGATTTCCCATTTTTTCAATTCGTCCAACATCTTGTGATTCGTCATATCGATGTGGATGGGCGTGATGGAAATCTTATTTTTGGCAACGACCACGTCGTCAATGTCCTCTTCGGTATCGAGGTTCATTTTTTTACCGGTGAGCCAGTAATACGCGCGTCCGCTGAGATCGATGCGCTGTTCGAAATATTCATCGTAGCGCCCGCTTCCTTGCCGTGTGATCGCGACGCCTGTGAGCGATTCTTTGGTGCCGGGAGGAATATTAATGTTGAGGAAAGTGTCTTTGGGTAATTTCTTCTCCATCACGGTTTTGGCGACTTTGGCCGTAAATGCCGCTGCGAAACTCATATCCGATTTAAAATCGAAGCTCGTGAGCGATGATGCGATCGCGGGAATACCCATGATCACGCCTTCGGTGGCGGCGCTGACCGTGCCGGAATAGAGCACGTTGGTCGCCGTGTTCGATCCGTGATTGACTCCAGAGACGACGATGTCCGGCGCTTTGGCCATGATTTTTTTGACGGCAATTTTCACGCAGTCGGCAGGCGTTCCGGAAATGGCGTAACCGTGAAATTTATCGGGGCGGTTGAATTCGATCACACGGATCGGGTCGTTGATGGTGATGGCATGACCGACGGCGCTGCGTTCGATGTGCGGCGCAACCACGGTCACGTCGCCGAGTTTTTTGAGCTCTTTGTAAAGAGCAAACAGGCCTGCGGAATCGATACCATCATCGTTAGTGAGCAAAATGTGTTTCATGGGAAATATCCTTGGAAGTTAGAAGTGAAAAAATAAAGGTGATAACGTTGTATCACCTTAACTTTCTTTAACCTGGTTTAAATCAAAATGGGGATCGGTTTTGGTCCCGAAAAATTCAAGCAATTTATCCAGCGTGTTTTTCAGATCTTTGCGCGGGACGATCAGGTCGACGAAACCGTGTTCCAGCAAAAACTCAGCGCGTTGAAATCCTGGCGGAAGATCTTTGCCGGTAGCTTCTTTGACGACGCGCGGTCCCGCAAAACCGATGAGGGCGCCAGGCTCCGCAATGATCACATCGCCGAGCATCGCGAAACTTGCCGTGACGCCGCCCGTGGTCGGATCCGTCAACAGTGAAATGTACGGCAGCCCTTGTTCATGCATCAGCGCCAGTTTCGCGCTTGTTTTAGCCATCTGCATCAGCGATAAAGCGCCTTCCATCATACGCGCGCCGCCGGAAGCGCTCACGACGATCAAGGGCAGTTTGTGCGCCAACGCCGCATCGGCGGCCCTGGAAATTTTTTCACCGACGACCGAACCCATACTGCCGCCGATAAAACCGAAATCCATTACAGCCAGCACGAGCGGACGGCCGTTCAGTTTTCCATAACCGGTGTGAACGGCATCTTTGATGCCGGTTTTGGATACGGTCGTTTTGATTCGATCGGAATATTTTTTGGTGTCGGTAAATTCCAGCGGATCGACCGAAACCATATTTTTATTGATCGGAATAAAGGTTTTCTCATCGAGGATCATCTGGATGTACGTTTTGGCAAAAATCCGGAAATGAAAACCGCATTTCGTGCAACAGTTGAAATTGGCCCACAGATCTTTTTTGTAAATAATTTCGCCGCACTGATCGCATTTCACCCATACGTTGGGCAATTCTTTTTTGGCCGTTTCGGTATTAACGCCTTCTTTGGTACGTTGAAACCAATTCATCCTTTATCCTCTTTGGTAATGATTAAATCCATCAAAATGGCATCTTCAGTACGCAGAAAACCATCGTTGTAGTAATTTTTTCTCACGCCGACTTTGAAAAATCCGTATTTCACATATAATTCGATGGCTTCGCGATTAGACTTTCTGACTTCAAGCATGATTTTTGCACAGCCGCGGTCGCGTGCTATCACAATGATCTTATCGATCAGTAATTTTGCAAGTCCCATTCGCCGGAAATCGGGATGAACGGCAATATTGGCTAAGTGGCATTCATCCAGCAAAATCCAGATGAACGCATACGCGACGATTTTTTTGTCATATTCAATTCCCAATGGAATCGACAAATCGCTGTTACGAAATTCTTCAACAAAATTTTGCCGCGTCCACGGGCTGTGAAAACAAGCGCCCTCGATCACCATGATTTCGTTCAAATCGGATTCACTGACCGGGCGAATCGTAACATTATCAAGAATGTTAGCCGATGCGATCATAGAGCCATAACACCTTTGAATGCCTGAACGT harbors:
- the rimI gene encoding ribosomal protein S18-alanine N-acetyltransferase — encoded protein: MIASANILDNVTIRPVSESDLNEIMVIEGACFHSPWTRQNFVEEFRNSDLSIPLGIEYDKKIVAYAFIWILLDECHLANIAVHPDFRRMGLAKLLIDKIIVIARDRGCAKIMLEVRKSNREAIELYVKYGFFKVGVRKNYYNDGFLRTEDAILMDLIITKEDKG
- the accD gene encoding acetyl-CoA carboxylase, carboxyltransferase subunit beta; amino-acid sequence: MNWFQRTKEGVNTETAKKELPNVWVKCDQCGEIIYKKDLWANFNCCTKCGFHFRIFAKTYIQMILDEKTFIPINKNMVSVDPLEFTDTKKYSDRIKTTVSKTGIKDAVHTGYGKLNGRPLVLAVMDFGFIGGSMGSVVGEKISRAADAALAHKLPLIVVSASGGARMMEGALSLMQMAKTSAKLALMHEQGLPYISLLTDPTTGGVTASFAMLGDVIIAEPGALIGFAGPRVVKEATGKDLPPGFQRAEFLLEHGFVDLIVPRKDLKNTLDKLLEFFGTKTDPHFDLNQVKES
- the surE gene encoding 5'/3'-nucleotidase SurE codes for the protein MKHILLTNDDGIDSAGLFALYKELKKLGDVTVVAPHIERSAVGHAITINDPIRVIEFNRPDKFHGYAISGTPADCVKIAVKKIMAKAPDIVVSGVNHGSNTATNVLYSGTVSAATEGVIMGIPAIASSLTSFDFKSDMSFAAAFTAKVAKTVMEKKLPKDTFLNINIPPGTKESLTGVAITRQGSGRYDEYFEQRIDLSGRAYYWLTGKKMNLDTEEDIDDVVVAKNKISITPIHIDMTNHKMLDELKKWEISL